A single region of the Paramicrobacterium fandaimingii genome encodes:
- a CDS encoding GNAT family N-acetyltransferase has product MVEISVRPAALEDAVGIARVHIQAWREAYAAHVSAEYLASLDEGARVERWREIIASGDTDAFVAEADGVIVGWASAGAGRHMDAPLDRELEGIYITAQMYGSGAGQQLLDASIGESAAYLWVLDGNARAEAFYARNGFRRDGATQNHTLGDATVRIIRMLRLA; this is encoded by the coding sequence ATGGTGGAAATCAGCGTGAGGCCTGCGGCCCTCGAGGATGCTGTCGGCATCGCCCGCGTGCATATTCAAGCGTGGCGCGAGGCCTATGCCGCGCACGTTTCCGCGGAATACCTCGCGAGTCTCGACGAGGGTGCGCGTGTCGAAAGGTGGCGCGAGATCATTGCCTCCGGCGACACCGATGCCTTCGTCGCTGAAGCAGACGGAGTTATCGTCGGCTGGGCCTCAGCCGGAGCGGGGCGCCACATGGATGCTCCCCTCGACCGTGAGCTCGAGGGAATCTACATCACCGCGCAGATGTACGGATCGGGAGCGGGGCAACAGCTTCTCGACGCAAGCATCGGAGAGTCCGCCGCCTATCTGTGGGTGCTCGATGGCAACGCCCGTGCCGAAGCGTTTTACGCACGCAATGGATTTCGTCGCGACGGAGCAACACAGAATCACACGTTGGGCGACGCAACGGTCCGCATCATCCGCATGCTGCGTCTGGCGTGA
- a CDS encoding ABC transporter ATP-binding protein produces the protein MPEPVIEAKNLVKKYKDFAAVDGISFEVAPGESFGLLGPNGAGKSTTMRMVGAVSTRTSGDLSILGLDPDQYGPEIRSQLGVVPQADNLDEELRARENLLVYGRYFGLPRKLVAQRADELMTFAQLDDKVKSRVDDLSGGMKRRLTIARSLINDPRILLLDEPTTGLDPQARHILWDRLFRLKEQGTTLVLTTHYMDEAEQLCDRLVVVDNGRIMAEGSPSQLIRQYSSREVLEVRFGSQNNELVARDLEGVGDRAEVLPDRILIYSSNGEEALTAVTARGHNPRTSLVRRSSLEDVFLRLTGRSLIE, from the coding sequence GTGCCAGAACCCGTCATTGAAGCGAAAAACCTCGTCAAGAAGTACAAGGACTTCGCCGCCGTCGACGGCATCTCGTTCGAGGTGGCGCCGGGGGAGTCGTTCGGACTTCTCGGGCCCAACGGCGCGGGCAAGTCAACGACGATGCGCATGGTCGGCGCTGTGTCGACCCGCACATCAGGGGACTTGAGCATCCTGGGGCTCGATCCCGACCAGTACGGGCCCGAGATCCGCTCTCAGCTTGGCGTCGTACCGCAGGCAGACAACCTCGATGAAGAGCTGCGTGCTCGCGAGAATCTGCTCGTCTACGGCCGCTACTTCGGACTGCCCCGCAAGCTCGTCGCCCAGCGCGCAGACGAGCTCATGACGTTCGCCCAGCTCGACGACAAGGTGAAGTCACGGGTCGACGACCTCTCGGGCGGAATGAAGCGCCGCCTCACCATCGCTCGCTCGCTCATCAACGACCCGCGCATTCTGCTGCTCGACGAGCCGACGACGGGGCTCGATCCGCAGGCGCGGCACATTCTCTGGGATCGTCTCTTCCGACTCAAAGAGCAAGGCACGACGCTCGTGCTCACGACGCACTACATGGACGAGGCAGAGCAGCTGTGCGACCGCCTCGTCGTCGTCGACAACGGCCGCATCATGGCGGAGGGGTCCCCGTCGCAGCTCATCAGGCAGTACTCGTCGCGCGAGGTGCTCGAAGTGCGCTTCGGCTCGCAGAACAACGAGCTGGTTGCACGCGACCTTGAGGGCGTCGGTGATCGCGCCGAAGTGCTCCCCGACCGCATCCTGATCTATTCGTCGAACGGCGAAGAGGCGCTCACGGCGGTCACCGCCCGCGGGCACAACCCCAGGACCAGCCTCGTGCGCCGCTCGAGCCTCGAAGACGTCTTTCTGCGCCTCACCGGGCGGAGCCTGATCGAATGA
- a CDS encoding ABC transporter permease, producing the protein MSTDHATRADAARALSAARAPRRWGAWYVAEHRFRNMKAYTQTVIATGIGSPLMYLFAMGVGLASLVDANVEQNGLAVSYLVFVAPALLAMAAFEAAAEEFSYPIMLGFKWNPTFTGMGASPVTPGQIIDGQVIAVTARIVVTTALYYVFMLLFGAVPGDLGWLSLFSAVLTGLAFGTLLMAYVATLENDSGQIAMVMRFLVLPLTLFSGTVFPLTQLPWFLQWIGWLSPLWHGTQLGRVLSYGHAEPVWLSILHVVYLLLLLIVGWMLARRVAARRLNR; encoded by the coding sequence ATGAGCACAGACCACGCGACACGGGCGGATGCTGCTCGCGCGCTGTCTGCGGCGAGGGCGCCGCGCCGCTGGGGCGCCTGGTACGTGGCGGAGCACCGCTTTCGCAACATGAAGGCGTACACGCAGACGGTGATCGCGACAGGCATCGGGTCCCCGCTGATGTACCTCTTCGCGATGGGCGTCGGGCTGGCAAGCCTCGTCGATGCAAACGTCGAGCAGAATGGCCTCGCCGTCAGCTACCTCGTGTTCGTCGCCCCCGCGCTTCTCGCGATGGCGGCATTCGAGGCGGCCGCCGAGGAATTCAGCTACCCGATCATGCTCGGCTTCAAATGGAATCCGACGTTCACCGGAATGGGCGCGAGCCCCGTGACTCCAGGGCAGATCATCGACGGGCAGGTCATCGCCGTAACCGCCCGCATCGTCGTGACGACGGCGCTCTACTACGTGTTCATGCTGCTGTTCGGTGCCGTCCCCGGCGATCTCGGCTGGCTGTCGCTCTTCTCCGCCGTGCTCACCGGGCTCGCCTTCGGCACGCTTCTCATGGCCTATGTGGCGACGCTCGAGAACGACAGCGGCCAGATCGCCATGGTCATGCGGTTTCTTGTGCTTCCACTCACCCTCTTCTCGGGAACGGTGTTTCCGCTGACCCAGCTGCCATGGTTTCTGCAGTGGATCGGCTGGCTCTCGCCGCTGTGGCACGGCACACAGCTTGGTCGCGTGCTCTCATATGGTCATGCGGAGCCGGTGTGGCTCAGCATCCTTCATGTCGTCTACCTCCTGCTTCTGCTGATCGTCGGGTGGATGCTGGCGCGCCGCGTCGCCGCGAGGAGGCTCAACCGATGA
- a CDS encoding ABC transporter permease yields MSVQTAPARRRANGPSALYSRNARSVMLRGWRATASTNWLVMVSGFFEPIFYLLSMGIGLGALVGDVEGPDGTEIPYAAFIAPALLAVAAMNGAVYDSTWNVFFKIKFSKIYEGMLSTSLGPFDIALGEIALALIRGALYAFGFMIVMQVLGLNLSWWSLLAFPAVLLIAFGFASFGMAVTSYMKTFQHMDWINFILMPMFLFSATFFPLSVYPQGIQIVIQALPLWHGVELVRGLTTGAVELGMLWHALYFAVMALVGLVFTTRRLRALFLD; encoded by the coding sequence ATGAGCGTTCAGACCGCTCCGGCGCGGCGTCGTGCGAACGGCCCGTCGGCGCTCTATTCCCGCAACGCCCGCTCGGTGATGCTGCGCGGCTGGCGGGCCACGGCGAGCACGAACTGGCTCGTGATGGTCTCGGGGTTCTTCGAGCCGATCTTCTATCTGCTGTCGATGGGCATCGGCCTCGGCGCGCTCGTCGGCGATGTCGAGGGCCCCGATGGCACGGAGATTCCGTACGCGGCGTTCATCGCTCCGGCCCTCCTCGCCGTCGCGGCGATGAACGGTGCCGTCTATGACTCCACCTGGAACGTGTTCTTCAAGATCAAATTCTCGAAAATCTATGAGGGGATGCTCTCGACATCGCTCGGCCCGTTCGACATCGCGCTGGGTGAGATCGCCCTCGCGCTCATTCGCGGCGCACTGTACGCGTTCGGCTTCATGATCGTGATGCAGGTGCTGGGCCTCAACCTGTCGTGGTGGTCTCTCCTCGCCTTCCCCGCCGTCCTGCTCATCGCCTTCGGCTTCGCGAGCTTCGGCATGGCGGTCACCAGCTACATGAAGACGTTTCAGCACATGGACTGGATCAACTTCATTCTCATGCCCATGTTTCTGTTCTCTGCCACGTTCTTTCCGCTGAGCGTGTACCCACAGGGCATTCAGATTGTCATTCAGGCACTGCCGCTGTGGCACGGTGTCGAACTGGTGCGCGGGCTCACCACCGGAGCCGTCGAGCTCGGGATGCTGTGGCACGCGCTCTATTTCGCGGTGATGGCGCTCGTCGGCCTCGTGTTCACGACTCGGAGGCTCCGGGCGCTGTTCCTCGACTAA
- a CDS encoding UPF0158 family protein, translating into MAKTWLSISVELLGGRDVEPWPWPGRIFAVGPSHSFDDLADAINTAFARWDRSHLSVFTLSDGRVVADDETADDFAASEFGPLTSTLDSETAKVARTVKPGDEFRFVFDLGDEWTHLCTVHAAKIDPMETLGIRPRGPLPYWGWGNIPDQYGRRWAEDPGEGPVPPVPRRPHPIMMHDWPSVEDIPTLDMRTLRATIVAQDADLFRSTIAGCDVDDALQIVGSGVPIALDKHGEDASMMALSIVNRLMMRSWPGDDVLRENLLARLRDEQPPGRLLPVDLDVLSMVREGGAELASGGYLDLKTGDVHSEESLDASVVGVDAAIDVAAEPERWLPIEHSGPHEAWNDMAAFAKKQRDAHLSEQLKRSLEGKGAFRRFRDAIHDAGLHHSWIIYSDDRQLGRSRAFLADHGISVA; encoded by the coding sequence ATGGCGAAAACCTGGCTCTCGATTTCGGTGGAATTGCTCGGCGGGCGAGACGTCGAGCCGTGGCCCTGGCCGGGGCGCATCTTCGCCGTCGGACCGTCCCACTCGTTCGACGACCTCGCTGATGCCATCAACACGGCTTTCGCGCGATGGGATCGATCGCACCTTTCCGTGTTCACGTTGTCGGACGGTCGGGTTGTCGCCGATGACGAGACCGCCGACGATTTCGCGGCATCCGAATTCGGTCCCCTGACGTCAACACTCGACTCCGAGACAGCAAAGGTCGCACGCACGGTGAAACCGGGAGACGAATTTCGTTTCGTCTTTGATCTGGGCGACGAATGGACCCATCTGTGCACAGTCCATGCAGCGAAGATCGATCCGATGGAAACACTCGGCATTCGTCCGCGCGGTCCCCTGCCCTATTGGGGCTGGGGAAACATTCCCGATCAGTACGGCCGTCGATGGGCAGAGGACCCAGGCGAGGGCCCGGTTCCGCCGGTCCCGCGACGGCCCCACCCGATCATGATGCACGACTGGCCGAGCGTCGAAGACATTCCCACACTTGACATGCGAACGCTCCGCGCAACGATCGTGGCGCAGGATGCCGATCTGTTTCGCTCCACGATCGCAGGCTGTGACGTTGACGACGCCCTGCAGATTGTGGGGTCTGGGGTGCCGATTGCCCTCGACAAGCACGGCGAGGATGCCTCGATGATGGCGTTGTCGATCGTGAACAGGCTCATGATGAGGTCATGGCCCGGCGACGACGTACTGCGCGAAAATCTCCTCGCCCGCCTGCGCGACGAGCAACCTCCGGGCCGGCTGTTGCCTGTCGACCTCGACGTGCTCTCGATGGTGCGGGAAGGCGGTGCCGAGCTGGCATCAGGTGGGTACCTCGACCTGAAGACCGGTGATGTGCACTCCGAGGAGAGCCTCGACGCCTCAGTGGTCGGCGTGGATGCGGCCATCGACGTCGCTGCCGAGCCCGAACGCTGGCTACCCATCGAGCACAGCGGACCACACGAAGCGTGGAACGACATGGCGGCGTTTGCCAAAAAGCAGCGCGATGCCCACCTGAGCGAACAGCTGAAACGCTCGCTCGAGGGAAAAGGCGCATTTCGACGCTTCCGAGATGCCATTCACGACGCGGGGCTCCACCACAGTTGGATCATCTACTCCGACGACCGCCAGTTGGGCCGAAGTCGAGCGTTCCTCGCAGACCACGGCATCAGCGTCGCCTAG
- a CDS encoding MarR family winged helix-turn-helix transcriptional regulator: MLQEDDLGALVGYRLKQAQSVLRARMDETLRELGLSTPQYICLELLSRQPGASNSDLARGAFVTRQTMNTLLRGLQRRGLIERAEQAATGRVLPTKLTESGRQLLDLADESVQQIENRTISLLDAEKARALHEALGLCIEALSEPNA, encoded by the coding sequence ATGTTGCAAGAAGATGATCTCGGAGCACTGGTGGGCTATCGGCTCAAGCAAGCGCAGTCGGTGCTGCGCGCGCGTATGGATGAGACCCTGCGAGAGCTCGGCCTCTCGACTCCCCAGTACATCTGCTTGGAGCTGCTCAGCCGGCAGCCCGGAGCGTCCAATTCCGATCTTGCTCGTGGCGCATTCGTCACCCGACAGACAATGAACACGCTTCTTCGCGGACTCCAGCGTCGCGGTCTCATTGAGCGCGCTGAACAGGCAGCGACCGGTCGGGTCCTCCCGACAAAGCTGACAGAGTCGGGCCGGCAGCTGCTCGACCTCGCCGACGAGAGCGTGCAGCAGATCGAGAACCGCACGATCAGCCTGCTCGATGCAGAGAAGGCACGCGCCCTGCATGAGGCGCTCGGGCTCTGCATCGAAGCATTGAGCGAACCGAACGCCTGA
- a CDS encoding VOC family protein, which yields MTVVGPSFLALQVRDIERAAEFYETQLGLRRAPQAPPGAVVFMTEPIPFAVREPLPGVDLDSTPRPGLGIALWMSCDAVQNLHDDLASRGTQILRAPEQGPFGLNFTFADLDGYAVTVHEQAPAR from the coding sequence ATGACGGTAGTCGGACCCAGCTTTCTTGCCTTGCAGGTGCGTGACATTGAGCGCGCGGCTGAATTTTATGAGACGCAACTTGGCCTGCGCCGCGCTCCGCAGGCGCCGCCCGGGGCCGTCGTCTTTATGACGGAGCCGATCCCGTTTGCCGTGCGCGAGCCCCTGCCCGGAGTCGATCTCGATTCGACCCCGCGGCCAGGGCTCGGCATTGCGCTGTGGATGAGCTGCGATGCCGTGCAGAACCTGCATGACGATCTTGCCTCGAGGGGCACGCAGATTCTGCGTGCGCCCGAGCAGGGTCCGTTCGGGCTCAACTTCACGTTCGCCGACCTCGATGGGTATGCGGTGACGGT